A genomic region of Herbaspirillum sp. DW155 contains the following coding sequences:
- a CDS encoding glutamate synthase subunit beta, whose translation MGKATGFMEYQRLKEASEAPAARTKHYKEFVLHLSDADAKIQGARCMDCGIPFCNNGCPVNNIIPDWNDLVYRGNYKEALDTLHQTNNFPEFTGRICPAPCEAACTLGINNDAVGIKSIEHFIIDKGWENGWVVPQPASVKTGKKVAVVGSGPAGLAAAQQLARAGHDVTVFEKNDRVGGLLRYGIPDFKMEKSHIDLRVEQMKAEGVSFRTGVFVGKDFPETVNNWSKETVTPEELKKEFDAVIIAGGAESPRDLPVPGRELKGVHFAMDFLPLQNKVNAGDKLKNQIMATGKNVVVIGGGDTGSDCVGTSNRHGAASVTQFELMPQPPESENKPLVWPYWPIKLRTSSSHEEGCQRDFAVTTKRLEGKGGKVEKLIAARVEFKDGKMVEVPDSEFEIKADLVLLAMGFVSPVQQVLDAFGVEKDARGNAKATTDGEGCYKTSVEKVFAAGDMRRGQSLVVWAIREGRQCARAVDEFLMGSSLLPR comes from the coding sequence ATGGGAAAAGCAACCGGTTTCATGGAGTACCAGCGCCTGAAAGAGGCCAGCGAGGCGCCTGCCGCGCGTACCAAGCATTACAAGGAGTTCGTCCTGCACTTGAGCGACGCCGACGCCAAGATCCAGGGCGCGCGTTGCATGGACTGCGGCATCCCCTTCTGCAACAACGGCTGCCCGGTCAACAACATCATTCCCGACTGGAATGACCTGGTGTATCGCGGCAACTACAAGGAAGCCCTGGATACCCTGCACCAGACCAACAACTTCCCCGAGTTCACCGGCCGCATCTGCCCGGCACCGTGCGAAGCCGCCTGCACCCTGGGCATCAACAACGACGCCGTGGGCATCAAGTCGATCGAGCACTTCATCATCGACAAGGGCTGGGAAAACGGCTGGGTGGTGCCGCAACCGGCTTCGGTGAAGACCGGCAAGAAGGTCGCCGTGGTCGGTTCCGGTCCTGCCGGCCTGGCCGCAGCCCAGCAGCTGGCGCGCGCCGGTCACGACGTGACCGTGTTCGAAAAGAATGATCGCGTCGGCGGCCTGCTGCGTTATGGCATCCCTGACTTCAAGATGGAAAAGTCGCACATCGACCTGCGCGTGGAACAGATGAAGGCCGAAGGCGTGAGCTTCCGCACCGGTGTCTTCGTCGGCAAGGATTTCCCCGAGACCGTCAACAACTGGTCCAAGGAAACCGTCACCCCCGAAGAACTGAAGAAGGAATTCGATGCGGTGATCATCGCCGGTGGCGCCGAGTCCCCGCGTGACCTGCCGGTGCCGGGCCGCGAACTGAAGGGCGTGCATTTCGCCATGGATTTCCTGCCGCTGCAGAACAAGGTCAATGCCGGCGACAAGCTCAAGAACCAGATCATGGCCACCGGCAAGAACGTGGTCGTCATCGGCGGTGGCGACACCGGTTCGGACTGCGTGGGTACTTCCAATCGTCACGGTGCCGCTTCGGTGACCCAGTTTGAACTGATGCCGCAGCCGCCCGAGTCCGAAAACAAGCCGCTGGTCTGGCCCTACTGGCCGATCAAGCTGCGCACTTCTTCCTCGCACGAGGAAGGTTGCCAGCGTGACTTCGCGGTCACCACCAAGCGTCTGGAAGGCAAGGGCGGCAAGGTCGAGAAGCTCATCGCCGCACGCGTCGAGTTCAAGGACGGCAAGATGGTCGAAGTGCCCGATTCGGAATTCGAAATCAAGGCCGACCTGGTGCTGCTGGCCATGGGCTTCGTCTCGCCGGTGCAGCAGGTGCTCGATGCCTTCGGCGTCGAGAAGGATGCGCGCGGCAACGCCAAGGCCACCACCGATGGCGAAGGCTGCTACAAGACCTCGGTGGAGAAGGTCTTCGCCGCCGGCGACATGCGCCGTGGCCAGTCGCTGGTGGTGTGGGCGATCCGCGAAGGCCGCCAGTGCGCACGTGCGGTGGATGAGTTCCTGATGGGTTCTTCACTGCTGCCGCGCTGA